The following coding sequences are from one Triticum dicoccoides isolate Atlit2015 ecotype Zavitan chromosome 4A, WEW_v2.0, whole genome shotgun sequence window:
- the LOC119284393 gene encoding receptor-like protein kinase 7 gives NLSTPYPATERMGLVWSHPAATQPIVLNEQAIVDNLTEDNVERMWASRTTWEDEQLYLVHDQGATEIGRPATLAIKKFQNENPALQVDRNVKYRYKSEMILLVSNSHDNIIKVVDLIKREDAIMLVYEYPVNGSLQSWLHQPMDASQQLGWPQRKFIADGVAQGLCHLHHGCNKPIVHHNISSYNILLHRNFRAVIAGFGAAQINMAGLGQPLPITDLPPGNFGYAAPEYGIAAGELTEKVDTYSFGVVLLELVTGRVANGGGADGQLAIWAQDNYNDLMANHLERFRTAVDEGISDQAKYLQEMASVFRLGVDCTVRDPQQRPSMRMARKRLCCGRGRFDGLITCY, from the exons AACCTCTCCACGCCCTATCCGGCCACTGAGAGAATGGGTTTAGTCTGGAGCCATCCTGCGGCGACGCAGCCTATTGTGCTCAATGAACAAGCCATAGTCGACAACCTTACTGAAGATAACGTGGAAAGGATGTGGGCTAGCAGAACCACATGGGAGGACGAACAGCTCTACTTAGTCCATGATCAGGGTGCTACTGAAATCGGTCGTCCTGCTACTCTGGCCATCAAGAAGTTCCAGAATGAGAACCCAGCACTGCAGGTGGACCGCAATGTCAAGTACCGCTACAAGTCGGAGATGATCCTCCTAGTCAGCAATTCTCACGATAACATCATCAAAGTTGTAGACCTCATCAAGAGGGAAGACGCGATCATGCTCGTTTACGAGTATCCGGTGAACGGAAGCCTTCAATCCTGGCTGCACCAACCGATGGATGCCAGTCAGCAGCTAGGCTGGCCACAGAGAAAGTTCATAGCTGATGGTGTGGCACAAGGGCTTTGCCACTTGCACCATGGATGCAACAAGCCGATTGTCCACCATAACATCAGCTCTTACAACATCTTGCTTCATCGAAATTTCAGGGCTGTGATAGCCGGTTTTGGCGCTGCGCAGATAAACATGGCCGGGCTCGGCCAACCGTTGCCAATCACAGACCTGCCTCCTGGTAACTTTGGGTATGCAGCTCCAG AATATGGGATTGCGGCAGGCGAGCTGACAGAGAAGGTAGACACGTATAGCTTTGGTGTGGTGCTGCTGGAGCTTGTCACAGGAAGGGTAGCCAATGGAGGTGGAGCAGATGGTCAGTTGGCGATTTGGGCACAGGACAACTACAATGATCTGATGGCAAACCATCTGGAAAGGTTCAGGACTGCCGTCGACGAGGGCATATCAGATCAAGCAAAGTACTTGCAGGAAATGGCCTCCGTATTCAGGCTAGGAGTGGATTGCACCGTTAGGGATCCGCAACAAAGGCCGTCCATGCGGATGGCTCGCAAACGACTCTGCTGCGGGCGTGGCCGATTTGATGGCCTCATTACCTGCTATTAA